The Tumebacillus amylolyticus genome window below encodes:
- a CDS encoding CoA-binding protein: MTSMYEAPSNEQVKQWLQETKTIAVVGLSDKPDRTSYQIAETMQQRGYRIIPVNPMLKNDVLGEKPYASLEDVPETIDLVNVFRRSEELDSVVESSIKAGAKRIWAQQGVYEEGAAKRAKDNGVEILMDQCIAVAHSVLLAGGRQA; encoded by the coding sequence ATGACATCCATGTACGAAGCGCCGAGCAACGAACAAGTAAAACAATGGTTGCAAGAAACCAAAACCATCGCAGTCGTCGGTCTGTCTGACAAACCGGACCGCACCTCGTACCAAATTGCCGAAACGATGCAACAACGCGGCTATCGCATCATCCCCGTCAACCCGATGCTGAAAAACGACGTGCTCGGTGAAAAACCGTACGCGTCGCTCGAGGACGTTCCGGAAACCATCGACCTCGTCAACGTCTTCCGCCGTTCCGAAGAGTTGGACAGCGTCGTGGAATCCTCCATCAAAGCGGGTGCCAAGCGCATCTGGGCACAGCAAGGCGTCTACGAGGAAGGAGCCGCCAAGCGTGCCAAGGACAACGGAGTCGAGATTCTCATGGATCAATGCATCGCCGTCGCCCACAGCGTGTTGCTGGCGGGAGGACGTCAAGCATGA
- a CDS encoding DsbA family oxidoreductase — protein MSQLRFHFDYACPWCYIGAHTVRELAQEGVEILYKVWKMPPNANPPAKPEGYMEAAGVRLKELREEMNVRVSSPVQKETVPALIATKVAEEMGAAAAYVEAVYKAHWADKQDISDRETLVSIAESVGLNASEFRQALESDAGRAAYERDLQQAADENLDTIPDYVNVDDPSKRLLIHHFNDMPSLEQLRALVR, from the coding sequence ATGAGCCAACTTCGTTTCCATTTCGACTATGCCTGCCCGTGGTGCTACATCGGGGCACACACCGTCCGCGAACTCGCCCAAGAAGGTGTAGAGATTCTCTACAAAGTTTGGAAGATGCCGCCGAACGCCAACCCGCCGGCGAAACCGGAAGGCTACATGGAAGCGGCAGGCGTTCGTCTCAAAGAACTGCGCGAAGAAATGAACGTACGCGTCTCCTCTCCTGTGCAAAAAGAGACCGTTCCCGCTTTGATCGCCACCAAAGTGGCCGAAGAGATGGGGGCCGCCGCCGCGTATGTGGAAGCTGTCTACAAAGCGCACTGGGCGGACAAGCAAGACATCTCCGACCGCGAAACCCTCGTGTCGATCGCCGAGTCGGTCGGGCTCAACGCTTCCGAATTCCGTCAAGCGCTGGAGAGCGATGCCGGACGCGCGGCGTATGAACGCGATCTGCAGCAAGCGGCTGACGAAAACCTCGACACGATCCCGGACTATGTGAATGTCGATGATCCGTCGAAACGCTTGTTGATTCACCATTTCAACGACATGCCCAGTTTGGAGCAATTGCGCGCCTTGGTGCGCTAG
- a CDS encoding GTP pyrophosphokinase — translation MSTTYKPSRGDLERLSKFRAPYQQAIDELKVKLKGIKYGCLEQDCYSPIEFVVGRVKTVESLLKKAEKKGVQVGVGNWIEEIESHVYDIAGLRVVTRYLEDIREVQAILSEREDFHVEEITDYIDTPKESGYRSVHMVVRYPTYHGSQKKDVLCEIQLRTLAMNFWATNEHELRYKYDEKLPGEMREQLRRAADAAYELDLQMAQFRRDIRTSQEMRLDDTVANEDKLEEIFSLYVKKDFKRAAELYQTYFGTEHDFTYNPKLQMIDEMLNSRLVKKPGS, via the coding sequence ATGAGCACCACCTACAAGCCCAGCAGAGGCGATCTTGAACGGCTCTCGAAATTTCGCGCGCCGTACCAACAAGCCATCGACGAACTCAAGGTCAAGTTAAAAGGGATCAAATACGGCTGTCTCGAACAGGATTGCTACTCCCCGATCGAATTCGTCGTCGGACGAGTCAAGACCGTCGAGTCCCTGTTAAAAAAAGCAGAGAAAAAAGGCGTGCAAGTCGGCGTCGGCAACTGGATCGAAGAAATCGAAAGCCACGTGTACGACATCGCCGGTTTGCGCGTTGTCACACGGTACTTAGAAGACATCCGCGAAGTGCAAGCCATTCTCTCCGAGCGAGAAGACTTCCACGTCGAGGAGATCACCGATTATATCGACACCCCCAAGGAATCGGGCTACCGCAGCGTGCACATGGTGGTCCGCTACCCGACCTACCACGGTTCTCAGAAAAAAGACGTGCTCTGCGAAATTCAACTTCGCACGCTCGCCATGAACTTCTGGGCGACCAACGAGCATGAATTGCGCTACAAGTACGACGAGAAACTGCCGGGCGAGATGAGGGAACAACTTCGCCGCGCCGCCGATGCCGCGTACGAACTCGACCTCCAGATGGCACAGTTCCGCCGCGACATCCGCACGTCCCAAGAGATGCGTCTCGATGACACCGTCGCCAACGAAGACAAATTGGAGGAGATCTTCTCCCTCTATGTCAAAAAAGACTTCAAGCGTGCCGCCGAACTCTACCAAACCTACTTCGGCACCGAGCACGACTTCACGTACAACCCGAAGTTGCAGATGATCGACGAGATGCTTAATTCCCGGCTCGTAAAAAAACCCGGCTCCTAA
- a CDS encoding lamin tail domain-containing protein, with protein sequence MKKRTLIGLTSLAMVGALAAPAVYHVQPASAAIAAGSVVVNEIMYNYASGTTQEWVELYNNTSSAISLAGYKLTDNNVGASSLTEGTYTFPSGTSIPAGGYLTIGNSLSSAQLKWSGNFALGNSGDGVALFSDSNSDNIAQSGEVIDSVEFTSAWGGNGTGYSLERKDPAGASSSSTNWGSSTTSGGTLGAKNTLNGGGGGGGGGGGTVTGTKVLWDQGHGQTAGNADWTIGGANSSFADALRAKGYTVASTTSAISSTVLSGYKVLVLPEPNTNYTSTEKSAINTFISNGGGVYFIADHIVSDRNNDGWDSVQIFDGSQTEAYPSTGSWVGATFGFYFNRNNLVQEPITDIRANSVTSGVTSVGAWNGSTIHVTGANSTILSDIFLTGQADPFHIHGKYGSGRFAALGDSSLYDDGTGASGKNLYDGWTDYSDAKLAVNTIDYLAGVIN encoded by the coding sequence ATGAAAAAACGTACACTTATCGGTTTGACCAGCTTGGCTATGGTCGGCGCACTCGCTGCTCCGGCGGTTTACCATGTTCAACCGGCTTCTGCTGCCATCGCGGCAGGTTCGGTCGTCGTCAACGAAATTATGTACAACTATGCATCGGGTACCACGCAAGAATGGGTAGAGCTGTACAACAACACGTCTTCCGCGATCAGCCTGGCTGGTTACAAATTGACCGATAACAACGTCGGTGCTTCTTCGCTGACCGAAGGCACGTACACCTTCCCGTCCGGCACCTCGATCCCGGCAGGCGGCTACCTGACCATCGGGAACTCGCTCTCCAGCGCACAACTGAAATGGTCGGGCAACTTCGCTCTGGGCAACTCGGGCGACGGCGTGGCTCTGTTCTCCGACAGCAACTCGGACAACATCGCACAATCCGGCGAAGTTATTGATTCCGTAGAATTCACCTCTGCTTGGGGCGGCAACGGCACGGGTTACTCCCTTGAGCGCAAAGACCCGGCAGGTGCTTCCTCGTCTTCTACGAACTGGGGCTCTTCGACCACTTCGGGCGGTACTCTCGGCGCGAAAAACACCCTCAACGGCGGTGGTGGTGGCGGCGGCGGTGGTGGTGGCACCGTAACCGGCACGAAAGTCCTCTGGGACCAAGGCCACGGCCAAACCGCAGGCAACGCAGACTGGACGATCGGCGGCGCGAACTCTTCCTTCGCAGATGCTCTGCGCGCGAAGGGCTACACGGTCGCTTCCACGACCTCCGCGATCTCGTCTACCGTTCTCTCCGGCTACAAAGTTCTCGTTCTGCCGGAACCGAACACCAACTACACCTCGACTGAGAAGTCTGCGATCAACACCTTCATCTCGAACGGTGGCGGCGTCTACTTCATCGCAGACCACATCGTTTCGGACCGCAACAACGACGGCTGGGACTCCGTACAGATCTTCGACGGTTCCCAAACCGAAGCATACCCGTCCACCGGCTCCTGGGTTGGCGCAACGTTCGGCTTCTACTTCAACCGCAACAACTTGGTTCAAGAGCCGATCACCGATATCCGTGCGAACTCCGTAACTTCCGGCGTCACCTCCGTTGGCGCATGGAACGGTTCCACGATCCACGTAACGGGCGCAAACTCCACGATCCTGTCCGACATCTTCCTGACCGGCCAAGCAGATCCGTTCCACATCCACGGCAAGTACGGTTCCGGCCGCTTCGCAGCGCTCGGCGACTCCTCGCTGTACGATGATGGCACCGGCGCTTCCGGCAAGAACCTGTACGATGGCTGGACCGACTACAGCGATGCAAAGCTCGCAGTCAACACCATCGACTACTTGGCTGGCGTGATCAACTAA
- a CDS encoding M24 family metallopeptidase — MSIYDVRISRIRDWMKERNVEVVLVTSPPNVFYLTGFDCHPHERFMALCLYASGTEALFVPTLEKEAAEKSGFSRIVTVSDTDNPMDKVRDVVGDGPFGSLAIEKQHLTVARLEQLQTVFGTEPTVAAEDLLLGMRLQKDEAEIAIMKKAAEIADRGVEAAIRAIEVGRTEAELVTIIESTMKSLGASGTSFSTLVLTGEKSALPHGTPGTRAIQAGDFVLLDLGAVYEGYCSDITRTVVVGEPSDEQLIIYEAVLAANLAGIAATKAGLPAKVVDAAARQTIEGFGYGEFFTHRVGHGLGIEVHEFPSMHGNNEQELVPGMVFTIEPGIYLPNIGGVRIEDDVLVTENGVEILTSYPKELQILPAN; from the coding sequence ATGTCGATCTACGACGTGCGTATCTCCCGAATTCGGGACTGGATGAAGGAACGAAATGTGGAAGTGGTTCTGGTCACTTCACCGCCGAACGTATTTTACTTGACCGGCTTTGATTGCCACCCGCACGAGCGCTTCATGGCGCTGTGCTTGTACGCATCGGGCACGGAAGCGCTGTTCGTGCCGACGCTTGAGAAGGAAGCGGCCGAGAAGTCCGGTTTCTCGCGCATCGTCACCGTCTCCGATACGGACAACCCGATGGACAAAGTCCGCGACGTGGTCGGGGACGGCCCGTTTGGCTCTCTCGCCATCGAGAAACAACACCTGACCGTCGCACGCCTTGAACAATTGCAGACCGTCTTCGGCACGGAGCCGACCGTTGCCGCCGAAGACCTCCTGCTCGGCATGCGCCTGCAAAAGGACGAAGCCGAAATCGCGATCATGAAAAAAGCGGCCGAGATCGCCGACCGCGGTGTCGAAGCGGCGATTCGCGCCATCGAAGTAGGTCGGACGGAGGCTGAACTCGTCACGATCATCGAATCCACGATGAAGTCGCTCGGCGCTTCCGGCACCTCGTTCTCCACGCTCGTTCTCACCGGGGAAAAAAGTGCCCTGCCCCACGGCACGCCGGGCACTCGCGCCATCCAAGCGGGCGACTTCGTATTGCTCGACCTCGGCGCGGTCTACGAAGGCTACTGCTCCGACATCACCCGCACGGTGGTTGTGGGCGAGCCGTCCGATGAACAACTGATCATCTACGAAGCGGTACTCGCAGCCAACCTCGCCGGCATCGCCGCGACCAAAGCGGGCCTGCCTGCCAAAGTCGTCGACGCTGCGGCTCGCCAAACGATTGAAGGCTTCGGTTACGGCGAGTTCTTCACACACCGTGTCGGTCACGGACTGGGCATCGAAGTCCACGAATTCCCGTCGATGCACGGCAACAACGAACAAGAGCTGGTGCCGGGCATGGTCTTCACTATCGAGCCGGGCATCTACCTCCCGAACATCGGCGGCGTCCGCATCGAAGACGACGTGCTCGTCACGGAGAACGGCGTTGAAATTCTCACTTCCTACCCGAAAGAACTGCAAATCCTGCCCGCCAACTAA
- a CDS encoding metallophosphoesterase, protein MRNRLLPITFAVVVALLFVFVLRPAHSAAPEESPAVEKPLLKFGVLSDVHVVSWWEPPHVDGALKFANALRDLRQFQPDFDVVDGDLTTNGSALSLSLARQIADDHAGSPVYPTMGNHDYYASWNNPKWNDALAKEQFKRTFGLQNIYYDKWVKGVHLIFLSPEQYMEKQKQIGEAAWLSDRQLAWFEKTLRSAPDAPTFVFLHQPLDGTVGKSDPGVSAVQTARLMKIAATHKHLVWFSGHSHIDAVEPSESVVKNGVHFLGLGSVYEPIEVTREPVQGSEKRGEQLYMHPHGERSESRFVEVYRDRIVIKTRLHHEENWDEHVVSIPL, encoded by the coding sequence GTGAGGAACCGTCTCTTGCCGATCACGTTCGCTGTCGTCGTCGCTCTGCTGTTTGTCTTCGTCCTGCGCCCGGCTCATTCTGCTGCTCCGGAGGAGAGTCCCGCTGTGGAGAAGCCTCTGTTGAAGTTCGGCGTGCTCTCAGACGTCCATGTCGTGTCTTGGTGGGAGCCCCCTCATGTGGACGGGGCGCTGAAGTTTGCCAATGCTCTGCGCGATTTGCGGCAGTTTCAGCCGGACTTTGATGTCGTCGATGGAGACTTGACCACCAACGGGAGTGCGCTTTCCCTGTCTCTTGCCCGCCAGATTGCGGACGATCACGCGGGGAGCCCGGTGTATCCGACGATGGGCAACCACGACTATTACGCGTCGTGGAACAACCCGAAGTGGAACGATGCGTTGGCGAAGGAGCAGTTCAAGCGCACGTTTGGGCTGCAAAACATCTACTACGACAAATGGGTCAAGGGCGTTCACCTGATCTTCTTATCCCCCGAACAGTACATGGAGAAACAAAAACAGATCGGCGAAGCAGCGTGGCTCTCCGACCGACAGCTCGCTTGGTTTGAAAAAACGCTCCGCTCCGCCCCCGATGCCCCGACGTTCGTGTTCCTCCACCAGCCGCTCGACGGCACGGTCGGCAAGTCGGACCCCGGTGTGAGCGCGGTGCAGACGGCCCGGTTGATGAAGATCGCCGCCACGCACAAACATCTCGTGTGGTTCTCGGGTCATTCGCACATCGACGCCGTGGAGCCCAGTGAAAGCGTCGTGAAAAACGGCGTGCATTTCCTTGGGTTAGGTTCCGTCTACGAACCGATCGAAGTCACACGAGAGCCCGTTCAAGGCTCGGAAAAACGCGGCGAGCAGTTGTACATGCACCCGCACGGCGAGCGGAGTGAGTCCCGCTTCGTCGAGGTGTACCGAGATCGTATCGTGATCAAGACCCGACTCCACCATGAAGAAAACTGGGATGAACATGTGGTGTCCATCCCGCTGTAA